Part of the Pieris brassicae chromosome 5, ilPieBrab1.1, whole genome shotgun sequence genome is shown below.
ATGAAACAGAGTGCGGCgtattttcgttaaatttgttttatggtGTTTTAAAAAGGTATTGTTGAagctttttgtttaattttgttaggtaagtgttttttttaatattcttatctGGTTTCCAtactattacaataaatttaattattcgaaTTGGCCCACAGTGGACGTTAgcaactattataatatataaataattttgtttcatgttttaaaaataaaggaaatttCACTTACCAGCCCCCGGCAGTTGTCCGTTGGTGCAACCATCATCCCATACATTGACACATCGAGAGCTACCTGCAATTTTAAACAGTATGCTTAACGGCTAGTCAAAAAATTTGAGCTGGtagcaaattataataacgtaCTATAATGTGGCTTGCTGGTGGCAGTATAAAATAATGCTAGTAAAAGAGAAAGAGTAAAGAAGATTTTCATTTTTGCGCTAGACGAAAATGAATTGTGACCGTTATCAATCATTGAAACGGCATTTTATATTGGTGTTAAGTGGTCAAAATTCATTAACTGTTAATCTGCCACTTTAGATAttgttctttattaaaatatattcaaatcgTAACAAATTCcgaaagataaatatttttattgaatttgtaGGGTTACCATCACATAAAAagcatgttttaaattaatttaaaaagctatcctatctgatatatatttttttataactcaaattaataaaatgcaaatGTGACATTACTGAACACGTAGTTTCACACACTACAGACTTagaagattttaatattatttacattactttactacatttatatatttacactacttacagtcagTTTACGGACGATAATATTACGTGATAACgttaaaggaaaacattgatgaaaatGGCATACTTCtatgaattgaattgaattattagCATTGcaattgttgttttaataaacaacgGAATAAACAGCGTTAAagctttttttttcagaaaatgAAATGTGTTATtctatggattttatttcttaatgcGTGTACTGGCTATAGAGTGCTACTCGTATTTCCGTTTCCGTTTGAAAGCCACGGTATATTTGGTGAGGGATTCGTACGGCATCTGATTAATGCCGGTCATGAGGTAGCTATAAATGTTTAGATACTATCTTTCTAGTTTCTCTTTGCCtagaaaaatatgatataagcAATATCTGTTACTCATTgactatttatgaataaaactgtaacttttttattaaatatctagCAAAACGCTTATGTTAATTCAGGTGACGTACGTTACGCCGTTccctataaataatacaaacccAAAGCTGCATCAGATAGAAGTAACCAATGACAACAGTTTtagtaagattttttattttattactttgagTAGTTATTTATATGGGTGTAATGGACTTGGACATACGTCCGTCAATTCCATTATCTAGAAATACAGATGAGTCTATAATACTTCTTTTTACATTCCCCGTAATGAATATAATCTgtgctattattaaaaatatatatatatttatatggttTACACATTAAATTCAGAAGTTACTGTTAAGTGTAAATTAATACTGAACTGATATCACACATTCTTTTCACAAACAggatattttcaaaatattgaaaaaacagACAGACCggtattattcaaaattatattatgtgcaaataaaactatagatttatgaaaataaatagctATACGATTAAGTAATTCCAGAACCGTTTTTAAACCTTAAAGACATTCTTGAGAGAAATATGAGACATGAAGGATggaaattatttcttatgatGAAAAGCGTGGCAGAGAAAACTGCTTTGAATGTAAAAGTGCAGGCACTTTTAAACGATACAAGTCAGAAATTTGATGTAGCTGTCGTTGAGTGGATGGATCATGACATTTATAGTGGGTGAGTATAAAAATCTTAGTAATATCGCAAAATTTATTCCAAGCTATTCTATTATGCCGTAaacatattgaaattaattatgtatacatatatacacacccacacatatatatttgtatatataaaaaacataatgttATAACTTCTATGTTCCAAAAAGTTTCATTTTTTGGATCTATTTTTTGTTAAGAGGCTTTTAGTTTGAATCCTAATTTATGAGATCAGATAAGATTTTATACGTGTGCTTTTATAACTACATACTAAATTCACAAAACTTCTCGCCTACTAAGCAACAGTTTCTTAGACTAAATCGCttccaatattaattaattaatagcgcggcgtttgtgtcccgcgctgtgtacgatgcgcacactttcccccactcccttgtttaatgctcaagaagtttgccggtatctataacAGCGACATATTTTTCCAAATATCAGCCTCTCGCATTTGGCATTGGCATTATAGGTTATGCTTGCAGTGTGTAACGCAGCCAGTATTTGgatgaattaattatatattattatttatgtattgcgTAAGCTATGCTATGCCAGAAATGACGCCCAAATCAGAtactttatgaaatatttttcaggtTTTCCGCAGTTTTTGAATGTCCATTTATATGGTTCTTCCCTTACGATCAATACATTGAGATATTTCGTTTGATACACACTCCACCAAATCCCGCTTACACACCTAATATGAGGACTATCAATCTACCGccatttacatttatacagcGTGTTCAAGAACTTTGGTACACGATTGTTACCCTGTTTAAGAGGCATTTGTAAGTCCTtcctataattataatttttattcttcgCTTTTGAGATAAGATTTcctattataattgttttaagtatGTTATTGCTAAGAAATCCAATGCATTTgtatttagatatatattatttaaaacttttaaacgttataaaattaaataatctatgTATAGAACAAATCGTTTACacatttactataattataaatctctttagataatttaaaaaatcgatggtaataaaaaaaaacagttatcgtaataaaaatcaaaaacttCACAACTGGATTGTTTGAGATCTTCTCAGCAATCGTGGTAAGCGAGTGTTGTAGAAAACTTttactgtaaaaattaaagtaaaataatataaacaaaacaagaaaatataaaacctaaacctttttataactaattataaataaagtaattcttgtgaattcagccagCGTGTAACTAAATATACCCTCATGCAGTCTCACATGCAGTAATATTGAGGGTTCGCAAGTCACGCGTAAATGGTACTTCCCAAATGATGAATTTTGAGCTGGagataaataagatttaaaaaaaatcagtttcgAATTATCACCTACCAAATAGCTTACAATAATTCCGTTGAAAacatatactaaaaatatttatcgttataagtatgtttttattaatttccacAATGCCATAAAGCTCGCAGCACGTtcttagttatatataacaaatttcaGCTTAATTCACTCCTTTGAAGAagaaatttatagtttatttttcgAGCCAGCGATGAAAAAGAGAGGGAAAGAGTTACCAGCCTATAGCGATGTGAAATATAACGCGTCACTCGCATTTAGTGGTTCACATATAAGTTTGAGAGATGTTCCAGAAGTCCCAAGTTCTCTGAAAATGATTGGtggatttaatataaatactcaTATAGAACCATTGCCAGAGGtgtgatataataaaaaatatattattatggagTAACGGTAACTACGATACCGACTACTTCAGTAAAGCCcatttacattacaatagTTTCAGGAAATATATCTCTTGCCCCGGGGAACAAAGTCTATTTTGTTCtggaaaaataaaagacgGTTATGCTATTATTACTAGGATAGTAActatattacatatacaagTATACATATCAATTACTATTCGACGATTTAAAGATTgctgttatatatttagtgtgattgttttaatgtttaaacataattacggACGACACGATTTTGACGAATGTTTAGAACGTAATAATCACATCAGTTTTACGCCTATGGTgaaccaaaaaaattatatttaaagtgtgATGTACTTTCCCAAGGAACCAAGGAAGTCataaaagagaaaatattaaaacagtcgTAATAGTGTTTTACGACTTTGTTCTCCAGGGCAAACGATATGTCATAGGACCTTCTTTCCCCCCGTGTAAtgaatgatttatattttcgcGCTAGAGGTAGGCAGATACTAGGGATCTCTGCTTCCTAAGGTGACCtacctctctcgcttcatACTATTACTACTTGCATGAAGTTTACCATGCTCCTCTATTATAGGAACTTTTCCCTTCTCTAGTACATCCTGGATTCCGTCCAGGTTTGTTCCCTCTCTCATTTCCACGGCATTTATTCTGCTTTGATTCTTTCCCTGCAACACTCTCTAAGACCGTCCGGTCCGTCCGGAGTCCGTAGATTTGTTATTACCTAAGAGAAAAACCATTAAAGTTACTG
Proteins encoded:
- the LOC123710112 gene encoding UDP-glycosyltransferase UGT5-like, encoding MKCVILWILFLNACTGYRVLLVFPFPFESHGIFGEGFVRHLINAGHEVTYVTPFPINNTNPKLHQIEVTNDNSFKPFLNLKDILERNMRHEGWKLFLMMKSVAEKTALNVKVQALLNDTSQKFDVAVVEWMDHDIYSGFSAVFECPFIWFFPYDQYIEIFRLIHTPPNPAYTPNMRTINLPPFTFIQRVQELWYTIVTLFKRHFLIHSFEEEIYSLFFEPAMKKRGKELPAYSDVKYNASLAFSGSHISLRDVPEVPSSLKMIGGFNINTHIEPLPEDLQKLMDRSKEGVILFSMGTQLTFGGLSNLVTELVNIFSKLKYTVLWKTNEGSLALPSNVIAKKWIPQVSVLAHPNCILFITHGGLLSMTEAVHFGVPIIGLPAFADQFINVRSAVINGFAKEVKLSVNMGNELLLAINDVTNDPRYRTRAKEISRIYHSRVVPPGVELVHWIEEVVTSRGAPHLRSPALTMPLYQKYYLDLAATILIIPIIMYLTRNLIYSLRKSTLKNKKND